A section of the Hydrogenobacter hydrogenophilus genome encodes:
- the guaA gene encoding glutamine-hydrolyzing GMP synthase, with translation MQRRPAIILNFGSQYVQLIARRIRELGIYSEILPFNTKAEEILKRDPYCVILSGGPASVYEPSAPLPDEDIYHLGIPLLGICYGLQAMVYQLGGVVERAVKQEYGRAKLTVIKDDPLFYGLPKEFDVWMSHADKVVSLPEGFEVLASSENSPNAVIKKGKLYGIQFHPEVAHTTYGREIFHNFLYRVCNAQKNWEVGDLVEEKLQEIRDTVKEGKVICALSGGVDSTVAAVLTHRAIGDRLECIFVDHGLLRKGEVQEVESYFRSLSLPFRKVNASELFLSRLKGVEDPEEKRKIVGRTFIEVFEKEAERSGAEYLLQGTLYPDVVESAGIPGAKVIKTHHNVGGLPEKLGLKLLEPLKELFKDEVRQIGKKLGIPDELLQRHPFPGPGLSIRILGEVKEEDLEILREADYIFIEELKRWGLYNKVWQAFAVLLPIKSVGVMGDVRTYERVVALRAVDSSDGMTADWSRLPYDFLDHVMRRIINEVKGINRVVYDISSKPPATIEWE, from the coding sequence ATGCAAAGGCGCCCTGCGATAATTCTTAACTTTGGATCTCAGTATGTGCAACTAATAGCCAGAAGGATAAGAGAGTTAGGAATTTACAGTGAGATCCTTCCTTTCAACACAAAAGCTGAGGAGATTCTAAAAAGAGATCCTTACTGCGTGATACTATCTGGAGGACCTGCATCCGTTTATGAACCTTCCGCTCCTCTGCCAGATGAGGATATATACCATCTTGGCATTCCCCTTTTAGGTATATGCTACGGCCTGCAGGCTATGGTGTATCAATTGGGTGGAGTTGTAGAAAGAGCGGTAAAACAAGAGTACGGAAGGGCTAAGCTTACGGTGATAAAAGACGATCCCCTCTTTTATGGACTTCCCAAAGAGTTTGATGTATGGATGAGCCATGCGGATAAAGTAGTGTCTCTTCCTGAAGGATTTGAGGTGCTTGCATCCTCTGAGAACTCTCCAAACGCTGTGATAAAGAAGGGAAAGCTCTACGGTATTCAGTTTCATCCAGAAGTAGCTCACACTACATACGGAAGAGAGATATTTCATAACTTTCTGTACAGGGTTTGTAATGCTCAGAAGAACTGGGAAGTAGGAGACCTTGTGGAAGAAAAACTGCAGGAAATAAGGGATACTGTGAAAGAGGGTAAAGTCATATGTGCTCTATCTGGTGGTGTGGATTCTACTGTTGCTGCGGTGCTCACCCACAGGGCTATAGGGGACAGACTGGAGTGCATATTTGTGGATCACGGACTTTTGAGAAAAGGAGAAGTTCAGGAGGTAGAAAGCTACTTTAGGAGTCTATCCCTTCCTTTCAGAAAGGTAAACGCCAGTGAACTTTTCCTGAGCAGACTAAAGGGTGTAGAAGACCCTGAGGAAAAACGAAAGATAGTAGGCCGTACTTTCATTGAGGTGTTTGAAAAGGAGGCAGAAAGGTCTGGTGCAGAATATTTGCTTCAGGGAACTCTTTATCCAGATGTGGTGGAAAGTGCAGGCATACCTGGTGCCAAGGTCATAAAGACACACCACAATGTAGGAGGACTTCCCGAAAAGCTTGGTCTTAAACTACTTGAACCTCTCAAAGAGCTTTTCAAGGACGAGGTAAGGCAGATAGGGAAAAAGCTCGGCATACCCGATGAACTACTACAAAGGCATCCCTTTCCTGGTCCTGGACTTTCCATAAGAATATTAGGAGAAGTAAAAGAAGAGGACTTAGAGATACTAAGAGAAGCAGACTACATATTCATAGAAGAACTAAAAAGGTGGGGACTTTATAACAAGGTATGGCAAGCTTTTGCAGTGCTTTTACCCATAAAGAGCGTGGGAGTTATGGGAGATGTTAGAACTTACGAAAGAGTTGTGGCTCTAAGAGCAGTTGACAGTAGTGATGGCATGACAGCAGACTGGTCAAGGCTTCCTTATGACTTTCTTGACCATGTAATGAGAAGGATAATAAACGAAGTAAAAGGTATAAACAGAGTAGTTTACGATATATCCTCAAAACCCCCTGCCACCATAGAGTGGGAGTAA
- a CDS encoding bile acid:sodium symporter family protein has protein sequence MQNLFSLLIVLVFSLAGIFMSDAFRNLKEMIVPLLVLVMLSMGITLSMEDFKRILQKPVMVMYGALLHYGVMPLLAIILSLIFGISRDLYIGMVLVGSVPSGTASNLITYLAKGDLLYSVSITAFSTLLAPLFTPLWTYALAGKYVHVPFWDMVWDVLKIVILPVVLGVGIREIFPRVRTIEGFLPYISVSVVGFIIAVVLSLNVENLKKMDLMLLLAVFLHNVLGFLLGFLFGRLFGLDNKLSKTLSIEVGIQNSGLAVALAIKYFSPLASLPPALFSFLQNVNGIIVSSIYKRIH, from the coding sequence ATGCAAAACCTTTTTAGCTTACTTATAGTTTTGGTTTTTTCCCTTGCAGGTATCTTTATGAGTGATGCCTTTAGAAACCTTAAGGAGATGATCGTGCCTCTGTTAGTGTTAGTGATGCTCAGCATGGGAATAACTCTCAGTATGGAGGATTTCAAAAGGATATTGCAAAAACCAGTAATGGTTATGTACGGTGCCTTGCTACACTACGGTGTGATGCCCCTTTTGGCTATAATTCTGAGCTTAATTTTTGGCATAAGCAGGGACCTATACATTGGTATGGTGCTTGTAGGTTCTGTTCCGAGCGGTACCGCCTCAAACCTAATAACTTACTTAGCCAAAGGAGACCTTCTTTACTCTGTTAGTATAACCGCATTCTCAACGCTCTTAGCTCCCCTTTTTACACCTTTGTGGACATACGCATTGGCAGGAAAATACGTGCATGTTCCCTTTTGGGACATGGTTTGGGATGTTCTAAAGATAGTTATACTGCCTGTTGTGCTGGGTGTTGGGATCAGGGAAATTTTCCCGCGCGTAAGGACTATTGAAGGTTTTCTACCTTATATATCTGTATCCGTTGTAGGCTTTATTATCGCTGTGGTGCTTTCCCTGAATGTGGAAAACTTAAAAAAGATGGACCTTATGCTCCTACTTGCGGTCTTTTTGCACAATGTTCTTGGTTTTCTTTTAGGTTTTTTATTTGGCAGACTTTTCGGTCTTGATAATAAGCTTTCTAAAACCCTTTCCATAGAAGTAGGCATTCAAAACTCAGGCTTAGCGGTGGCGCTTGCCATAAAGTACTTTTCTCCTTTGGCTTCTTTACCTCCTGCCCTTTTTAGCTTTCTGCAAAATGTAAACGGTATAATTGTATCTTCAATTTACAAGCGCATACATTAG
- a CDS encoding cytochrome-c peroxidase, translated as MRKSVLISLLLVGVVFPKGDADKELLAKAKQFFSPLPKSFPSADNPITPQKVELGRLLFFERRLSVNDMVSCATCHAIEYYYASPAPKQMGALKLQPRHAPTVLNSAGQFVQHWIGNRKDVEDQALQSLTGPPAFGNPSKESVEEKIRKIPYYVELFRKAFPKDKEPITAENIAKAIGAFERTLVTPSRFDDFLKGNTKALTPEEKRGLNTFIEVGCVACHNGALVGGNMYQKFGIYEPYWKYTKSESIDEGRYAVTKKEEDKYVFKVPPLRNVAMTAPYFHDGSVASLEEAVWIMGKVQLGKDLSKEQVRDIVAFLKSLTGKIPEDARKPPILP; from the coding sequence ATGAGAAAGTCCGTGCTTATTAGCCTTCTACTTGTCGGTGTTGTCTTCCCCAAGGGGGATGCAGATAAAGAGTTATTGGCTAAAGCTAAGCAGTTTTTCTCTCCACTTCCTAAGAGCTTTCCCTCTGCAGACAACCCCATAACACCCCAAAAGGTTGAGCTGGGCAGGCTCTTATTCTTTGAAAGGAGGCTCTCTGTCAATGACATGGTAAGCTGTGCTACCTGTCATGCTATAGAGTATTACTATGCTTCACCAGCACCTAAGCAGATGGGTGCGTTAAAACTCCAACCTAGGCACGCCCCAACGGTGCTTAACTCCGCAGGACAGTTTGTGCAACATTGGATAGGAAATAGGAAAGATGTAGAAGATCAAGCACTACAATCGCTTACAGGACCACCTGCCTTTGGAAACCCTTCTAAAGAAAGTGTAGAGGAAAAAATTAGAAAAATACCCTATTATGTAGAGCTTTTCAGAAAAGCTTTTCCAAAGGATAAGGAACCCATAACTGCAGAAAACATAGCAAAAGCTATAGGAGCTTTTGAAAGAACCCTTGTCACGCCTTCAAGATTTGATGATTTCCTAAAAGGCAATACCAAAGCTCTCACCCCTGAAGAAAAGAGAGGTCTTAACACCTTCATAGAAGTAGGTTGTGTTGCCTGCCATAACGGTGCTTTAGTAGGTGGCAACATGTACCAAAAGTTTGGAATATACGAGCCTTATTGGAAGTATACAAAGAGTGAAAGCATAGATGAAGGTAGGTACGCAGTTACGAAAAAGGAAGAGGACAAATATGTCTTTAAGGTCCCACCTTTGAGAAATGTTGCCATGACAGCTCCATACTTTCATGATGGTTCTGTGGCAAGCTTAGAAGAGGCTGTTTGGATCATGGGAAAAGTACAGTTGGGTAAAGACCTCAGTAAAGAGCAAGTAAGGGACATAGTAGCCTTCCTGAAAAGTCTAACAGGCAAGATACCCGAAGATGCCAGAAAACCACCTATCCTACCCTAA
- the gap gene encoding type I glyceraldehyde-3-phosphate dehydrogenase has product MSVRVGINGFGRIGRSFFRACYGREDIHIVAINDLTDTKTIAHLLKYDSVHGKFEGSVEAKEDAIYVDGMRIEVFSQKDPSQIPWGDVGVDLVIESTGAFTSRDKAQLHLRNTVKRVIISAPAKDPDITIVLGVNEHMYDPERHRIISNASCTTNCLAPTLKVLQNNFGVKYGYMVTVHAYTNDQRLLDLPHKDLRRARAAGINIVPTTTGAAKAIGEVLPELKGKLDGTARRVPVPDGSLIDLTVIVDRKPSSVEEVNTAFKTAAEGDLKGILQYTEEPIVSQDIIGNPHSAIFDANLTQVIEDMVHVVAWYDNEWGYSCRLRDLVAFVWQKESALKY; this is encoded by the coding sequence ATGAGCGTAAGGGTAGGCATAAACGGCTTTGGTAGGATAGGAAGGTCTTTTTTTAGAGCTTGCTACGGGAGGGAAGATATACATATTGTGGCTATTAACGACCTTACGGATACTAAGACCATTGCCCATCTTCTTAAGTACGATTCGGTTCACGGTAAATTTGAAGGAAGTGTAGAAGCCAAAGAAGATGCCATATATGTAGACGGAATGCGTATAGAGGTTTTTTCTCAAAAAGACCCTTCCCAAATACCTTGGGGTGATGTGGGGGTGGACTTGGTAATAGAGTCTACAGGTGCTTTTACAAGCAGGGACAAAGCACAGCTCCATCTGCGCAACACGGTAAAAAGGGTGATCATATCTGCTCCAGCAAAAGACCCCGATATAACTATAGTGCTTGGTGTAAACGAACATATGTATGATCCAGAACGGCACAGAATTATATCCAACGCGTCGTGTACCACTAATTGCTTAGCTCCTACTCTAAAAGTGCTTCAAAATAACTTTGGTGTAAAGTATGGATACATGGTAACTGTTCACGCTTACACTAACGATCAAAGGCTACTTGACCTTCCGCATAAGGATCTAAGAAGGGCAAGAGCTGCAGGGATAAACATAGTACCTACTACCACTGGTGCAGCTAAAGCTATAGGTGAGGTGTTGCCAGAATTAAAGGGTAAGCTTGACGGAACAGCAAGAAGGGTGCCAGTTCCTGACGGCTCATTGATAGACCTTACTGTTATAGTGGATAGAAAGCCGTCTTCCGTAGAAGAGGTAAATACAGCTTTCAAAACTGCTGCGGAGGGAGACTTAAAAGGTATCCTTCAGTACACAGAAGAACCTATAGTTTCCCAAGATATTATAGGCAATCCTCACTCTGCTATATTTGATGCAAACCTCACACAGGTTATAGAGGACATGGTACATGTGGTTGCATGGTATGACAACGAATGGGGATACTCTTGTAGGCTGAGGGATTTGGTGGCATTTGTTTGGCAGAAGGAAAGCGCACTAAAATATTAA
- the thiL gene encoding thiamine-phosphate kinase: protein MKISQIGEFGLIQVLKGILSSPIIGDDTAPVEINGETLLLTTDCMVEDRHFKRFYAPEVVGWKVISVNVSDVVASGGNALYALVSLALPDIEVAYVEGLYRGIKEACSFYGCQVVGGNITKAEKIVIDAFMLGKTDRFVSRSGAKPGDKLYVSGTLGDAKAGLELLLLERKKYEDFELKLIERHIRPTARIDYIKHIRKYANACIDISDGLSSDVWHLSRMSGVKISIKSNDIPVSEELKLFCKKHGRNPLEYALTGGEDYQLLFTHPEDRYNPFLDMKCIGFVEEGSGAYIDGETLHPMGFDHFR from the coding sequence ATGAAGATATCACAGATAGGAGAGTTCGGACTTATACAGGTGCTGAAAGGTATTCTATCTTCACCCATCATAGGAGATGACACTGCACCTGTAGAAATAAATGGCGAGACTCTACTTCTAACAACGGACTGTATGGTAGAAGACAGACACTTTAAAAGGTTTTATGCACCCGAAGTAGTGGGTTGGAAAGTTATAAGCGTGAATGTAAGCGATGTGGTTGCCAGCGGAGGAAATGCTCTTTATGCGTTGGTATCTTTGGCTTTACCCGACATAGAAGTTGCCTATGTGGAGGGTCTCTATAGAGGTATAAAAGAAGCGTGTAGTTTTTATGGATGTCAAGTGGTTGGTGGAAACATCACAAAGGCAGAAAAGATAGTTATAGACGCATTCATGTTGGGGAAAACAGATAGGTTTGTATCCAGATCTGGAGCCAAGCCCGGCGATAAACTGTACGTAAGTGGTACCTTAGGAGATGCCAAAGCAGGCCTTGAGCTTCTTCTTCTTGAAAGAAAAAAGTATGAGGACTTTGAACTAAAACTTATAGAAAGGCACATAAGACCCACTGCAAGAATAGACTATATAAAGCACATACGCAAGTATGCCAACGCTTGTATAGACATCAGTGATGGTCTATCTTCTGATGTTTGGCATCTTTCAAGGATGAGCGGTGTGAAAATATCCATAAAAAGTAATGACATACCCGTATCTGAAGAGCTCAAGCTCTTTTGTAAAAAGCACGGTAGGAATCCCTTAGAGTATGCTCTTACGGGTGGAGAAGATTACCAACTACTTTTTACACATCCAGAAGACAGATATAACCCCTTTCTTGACATGAAGTGTATAGGCTTTGTTGAAGAAGGGTCTGGCGCTTATATAGATGGGGAAACTTTGCATCCGATGGGGTTTGACCACTTTAGATAG
- a CDS encoding NIL domain-containing protein, protein MNLVRLQLIYPEEKVKKPVLCMVCKNFDLVVNIRTAKVTKDTGLLTVELDGEAEEIERAIKFIQEQGILVEPIEGQIFTE, encoded by the coding sequence ATGAACTTGGTAAGATTACAGCTCATATATCCAGAGGAAAAAGTTAAGAAGCCTGTGCTGTGCATGGTGTGTAAAAACTTTGACCTTGTTGTTAACATAAGGACAGCAAAAGTCACTAAGGATACGGGTTTGTTAACTGTTGAGTTAGATGGGGAAGCAGAAGAGATAGAGAGGGCTATCAAGTTCATACAAGAGCAAGGTATTCTCGTAGAACCAATAGAGGGTCAGATCTTTACAGAATGA
- the rpsT gene encoding 30S ribosomal protein S20 encodes MPNTKQAQKRMRRDAKRRLRNRYHLSRMRTYIKKFRKMVQEGKLEEAKQFLPEVISVIYHTASKGVIHKNEASRRASRLSLLLNKALESVNKSQG; translated from the coding sequence ATGCCCAACACGAAACAGGCACAAAAGCGTATGAGAAGAGATGCAAAAAGAAGACTAAGAAACAGGTATCACCTGTCAAGGATGAGAACTTACATAAAGAAGTTCAGAAAAATGGTCCAGGAAGGAAAGCTTGAAGAAGCAAAGCAGTTCCTTCCTGAGGTAATAAGCGTCATATATCACACCGCCTCAAAGGGAGTTATCCACAAAAACGAAGCCTCAAGGAGAGCCTCAAGACTGAGCCTTTTGCTTAACAAGGCTCTTGAGTCTGTTAACAAGAGTCAAGGATAG
- the murJ gene encoding murein biosynthesis integral membrane protein MurJ: MGLIKHSISFSFATLLSRIFGYVRDALIAYYFGVSQITDAFFIAFRLPNTFRRLLGEGGFNAAFVPIYAKDIKSGRERQFLSSAFTYYTLVNLLITLLGILFADTLMTVIAPGIRDKPHFELTVFMARWLFTYLFFAGLSSFFMAVLNTKGVFFVPAFAQGVFNLVFSLVVVLASNQFGFYSLIWGVILGGIAQALFNLPSLWRSGVILGFSLELDKDVKLLVKRLIPSLLGFGVAQLSFFIDTFLASFLPLGSISYLYYANRIFQLPLGAVSVGMANSLLSALSRGEDTKFSTHLAFRFVSLISLPATFGLIALSDSIIALLYGRGRFSQQDVLVASSVLGAYTIGLTFFSFQKVLSSVFFAKGDTKTPVKALILSVLSEALFGSFYAFFLKWGVFGLALGTSTSALVGFSYLFLKTEREVIAIKDLFKILYKPLFASIFMLFVVWLLKMWLTQAIWILLIIPIAMAVYFLILLFLRDSLSLTLVNRLKSLVKQKAQS, encoded by the coding sequence ATGGGACTGATAAAACACTCTATAAGCTTTTCCTTTGCTACCTTGCTAAGCAGAATATTTGGGTATGTAAGGGATGCACTTATAGCATATTACTTTGGTGTATCCCAAATAACGGATGCCTTCTTTATTGCTTTCAGACTGCCCAACACCTTTAGGAGACTTTTGGGAGAGGGAGGTTTTAATGCTGCTTTTGTACCTATATACGCAAAAGATATAAAAAGTGGAAGAGAAAGACAGTTTCTGAGTTCCGCCTTTACTTACTACACTTTGGTAAACCTTCTTATCACCCTTCTGGGTATATTATTTGCTGACACTCTAATGACAGTCATAGCACCGGGTATAAGAGATAAGCCTCACTTTGAATTGACCGTTTTTATGGCTCGCTGGCTCTTTACATACCTGTTTTTTGCAGGACTTAGCTCTTTTTTTATGGCGGTACTAAACACAAAGGGCGTTTTTTTCGTGCCAGCCTTCGCTCAGGGAGTTTTTAATCTGGTGTTCTCCTTGGTGGTTGTTTTAGCCTCAAACCAATTTGGTTTTTACTCCCTCATATGGGGTGTAATTCTTGGAGGAATAGCTCAGGCTCTTTTTAACTTGCCTTCCTTGTGGAGATCAGGAGTTATACTGGGTTTTTCCCTTGAGTTAGATAAAGATGTAAAATTGCTTGTGAAAAGGCTTATACCTTCATTGCTGGGTTTTGGTGTCGCTCAGCTATCTTTTTTTATAGATACTTTCCTCGCATCTTTTCTGCCTCTTGGGTCCATATCTTACCTTTATTACGCCAACAGGATCTTCCAATTACCTTTGGGTGCTGTATCTGTAGGCATGGCAAACTCTCTGCTTTCCGCACTTTCCAGAGGTGAGGATACAAAATTTAGCACACATTTAGCTTTTAGGTTTGTAAGCCTTATATCTCTTCCTGCTACCTTTGGTCTTATAGCTCTTTCGGACAGTATAATAGCCTTACTCTACGGCAGAGGTAGGTTTTCTCAACAAGATGTGCTTGTAGCTTCTTCAGTATTAGGGGCTTACACTATTGGTCTTACCTTTTTCTCCTTCCAAAAAGTTCTAAGCAGTGTGTTTTTTGCAAAAGGGGATACTAAAACACCCGTAAAAGCTTTAATACTATCTGTTCTGTCCGAGGCTCTATTTGGAAGCTTTTATGCCTTTTTCTTAAAGTGGGGCGTTTTTGGACTTGCTCTGGGAACTTCAACCTCTGCACTGGTGGGTTTTTCTTACCTTTTCTTAAAGACAGAAAGAGAAGTGATCGCCATAAAGGATCTTTTCAAAATTCTCTACAAACCTCTCTTTGCGTCTATTTTTATGCTCTTTGTAGTATGGCTTTTAAAAATGTGGCTAACACAAGCCATCTGGATACTGCTTATTATACCCATCGCTATGGCAGTATACTTTTTAATCCTTCTCTTTCTTAGAGATTCTCTATCCTTGACTCTTGTTAACAGACTCAAGAGCCTTGTTAAGCAAAAGGCTCAGTCTTGA
- the thiE gene encoding thiamine phosphate synthase, translating to MLPRLYAITDSQKYGDDFWGSLRKVLERGVKMLQLREKSISGRDYYEKALIARQITKEYSALLLINDRVDIALAVSADGVHLPQNGMPPSAVRKLKKDLIIGFSAHDLESALFAEKEGADFITLSPIFKTSSHPHAEPIGLSALQEVSQKVSIPVYALGGITWEKIKLCYKNGAYGIAGVSLFLE from the coding sequence ATGTTGCCAAGATTGTACGCTATAACAGATAGTCAAAAATACGGAGATGACTTTTGGGGAAGTCTGCGCAAAGTTTTAGAAAGGGGTGTGAAGATGCTACAGCTGAGGGAAAAGTCCATAAGTGGAAGGGATTACTACGAAAAGGCTCTTATAGCAAGACAGATAACCAAAGAGTACTCTGCCTTACTTCTCATTAACGATCGCGTTGACATAGCTCTTGCGGTGTCTGCTGACGGCGTGCATCTACCTCAGAATGGCATGCCACCTTCTGCAGTGCGCAAGTTAAAGAAAGACCTAATTATAGGCTTTTCCGCTCATGACCTTGAGTCTGCTCTTTTTGCAGAAAAAGAAGGTGCTGACTTTATAACTCTTAGTCCTATCTTTAAAACTTCTTCCCATCCACATGCAGAGCCTATAGGTCTTAGCGCCCTACAAGAAGTATCCCAAAAGGTTTCCATACCCGTTTACGCCCTTGGAGGCATAACATGGGAGAAAATAAAGCTTTGCTACAAAAACGGAGCTTATGGTATAGCTGGCGTAAGCTTATTCTTAGAGTAA
- a CDS encoding mechanosensitive ion channel family protein: protein MKGIYIPTLIFSFSLLLLLGIRFLLLYLIERSAFKSLHRILRIPSVFWVLAVALDITLYFSNMQRKYVFLVEKIIQGVLILSLTFVLADIVVEVIRFYINRAHISLPPTGLIFALVKSIIITLGFITFLSFLDVPVVHFITTLGVGALAVSLALQGTLSNFFSGLNILLSKQIKIGDFVRLESGEEGFVQDITWMNTVIRRLDNNTLVVPNSRLVNSILLNYRSLLITVPITVSYNSDLEKVERETLKVAKEVQKSVKGADQNFEPSVRYQSFGDLGITFHVVLKAIDPTYQSVLKHELVKRIKQVFYEQGIEFIKSGI from the coding sequence ATGAAAGGAATTTACATTCCCACTCTGATATTTTCCTTTTCCCTGTTGCTACTACTTGGAATTAGGTTTTTGCTTCTTTATTTGATAGAAAGGTCTGCTTTTAAGAGTTTGCACCGAATACTTAGAATACCATCCGTCTTTTGGGTGTTGGCTGTGGCTCTTGACATAACCCTTTACTTTTCTAATATGCAAAGAAAGTACGTTTTTCTGGTGGAAAAGATCATACAAGGAGTACTCATACTTTCGTTGACTTTTGTCCTTGCGGATATAGTTGTAGAGGTCATCAGATTCTACATAAACAGGGCTCATATATCCCTCCCTCCAACAGGTCTGATCTTTGCGCTTGTCAAGAGCATTATAATCACGCTGGGATTTATAACTTTCTTGAGCTTTTTGGATGTTCCAGTGGTGCACTTTATAACCACATTGGGTGTTGGCGCTTTGGCCGTATCCTTAGCGCTTCAAGGAACGCTTTCTAACTTCTTTTCTGGATTAAACATCCTCCTCTCCAAGCAAATAAAGATAGGCGACTTTGTAAGACTAGAGAGCGGAGAGGAAGGTTTTGTTCAGGATATTACATGGATGAACACAGTAATAAGAAGATTGGACAATAACACGCTTGTAGTACCCAATTCAAGGCTTGTTAATTCTATACTGCTCAACTACAGGTCTCTATTAATTACAGTTCCTATAACTGTGAGCTACAACTCTGACCTTGAAAAAGTAGAAAGAGAAACCCTAAAAGTAGCCAAGGAGGTCCAGAAAAGTGTCAAAGGTGCAGACCAGAATTTTGAGCCTTCTGTAAGGTATCAAAGCTTTGGAGACTTAGGTATAACCTTTCATGTAGTACTAAAGGCTATAGACCCTACCTATCAGTCAGTCCTTAAGCATGAGCTTGTAAAGAGAATAAAGCAGGTATTCTACGAGCAAGGGATAGAGTTTATTAAAAGTGGCATTTAG
- the minC gene encoding septum site-determining protein MinC, producing the protein MIEIKGVTLPVVVVKVKEKVSPQEVISYISERLSSKLFSGSYFLIDGGSFLSEEELTQIEAFLSSKDIKSVKRLMLDNVNRKESRLLIVQKHLRSGQKVEHNGDVLILGDVNKDAQVIASGNIIVIGKLRGIAVAGALGDESAVVVALQMEPQQIRIGRKLAISSDEDRNSPGYPEVAKIENGTIVLEKVKA; encoded by the coding sequence ATGATAGAGATAAAGGGAGTAACGCTACCTGTAGTAGTCGTAAAAGTAAAGGAGAAAGTGAGCCCTCAGGAAGTAATATCCTACATAAGCGAGAGGTTGTCTTCTAAACTTTTCAGTGGTAGCTATTTTCTCATAGACGGTGGGAGTTTTTTAAGTGAGGAGGAGCTCACTCAAATAGAAGCTTTTTTGAGCTCTAAGGACATAAAAAGCGTAAAAAGACTCATGTTAGATAATGTTAATCGTAAAGAAAGCAGACTTCTGATAGTTCAAAAACATCTAAGGTCTGGACAGAAGGTGGAACACAACGGTGATGTACTCATTTTGGGAGATGTGAATAAGGATGCGCAAGTTATAGCAAGTGGGAACATAATAGTAATAGGTAAGCTCAGAGGTATAGCGGTAGCAGGTGCACTGGGGGATGAGAGTGCAGTGGTTGTTGCTCTTCAGATGGAACCTCAACAGATCAGAATAGGTAGGAAACTCGCCATATCCAGCGATGAGGATAGGAACTCACCGGGATATCCAGAGGTTGCAAAAATTGAAAATGGTACAATAGTTTTAGAGAAGGTGAAAGCATGA
- the minD gene encoding septum site-determining protein MinD: protein MTKVFVITSGKGGVGKTTITANLGIALAKLGKKVLAVDADIGLRNLDMILGLENRIVYDVLDVLEGRAEFSKALVKDKRGLTLWLLPANQTKNKDAVDKDKWVKLMESIKEANEYDYVLIDSPAGIEQGFQIAVLPADTAIVVVNPEVSSVRDADRIIGLLENMGKKDYFLVVNRIRWDAVKKGEMLSVEDLVDILKAPLLGVVPEEQKLVDFTNKGDPIVLEESYDASKAIMDMAKRITGESVPIKYYGEKKSFLEKLFGR from the coding sequence ATGACAAAGGTGTTTGTAATTACATCTGGGAAAGGCGGTGTAGGAAAAACCACTATAACTGCAAATCTTGGTATAGCGCTTGCCAAACTGGGTAAAAAAGTTTTGGCAGTAGATGCGGATATAGGCCTTAGAAACCTTGATATGATCCTTGGTCTTGAAAACAGGATAGTTTACGATGTTTTAGATGTGTTGGAGGGCAGAGCGGAGTTTTCTAAGGCTTTAGTAAAGGACAAAAGGGGTCTTACTCTATGGCTTCTTCCTGCAAACCAGACGAAAAATAAAGATGCGGTGGATAAAGATAAGTGGGTCAAACTGATGGAAAGTATAAAAGAGGCTAACGAGTATGATTATGTGCTTATAGATTCTCCTGCAGGTATAGAGCAAGGTTTCCAAATAGCGGTGCTTCCCGCAGACACTGCCATAGTAGTGGTTAATCCTGAGGTATCCTCGGTGAGAGATGCAGACAGGATAATCGGACTCCTTGAAAACATGGGCAAAAAGGATTACTTTCTGGTTGTAAACCGTATAAGGTGGGATGCGGTCAAAAAGGGTGAGATGCTCTCCGTTGAGGACCTTGTGGATATACTTAAGGCACCCCTTTTAGGCGTAGTGCCAGAAGAGCAAAAGCTTGTAGATTTTACTAACAAAGGTGACCCCATAGTTCTTGAAGAAAGCTATGACGCTTCAAAAGCAATAATGGACATGGCAAAAAGGATAACCGGAGAAAGCGTGCCCATAAAATACTATGGGGAGAAAAAGAGCTTTTTGGAAAAGCTGTTTGGGAGGTAA